In Pseudomonas sp. DNDY-54, a genomic segment contains:
- a CDS encoding PilX N-terminal domain-containing pilus assembly protein: MSRQHYQFNRHQQRGVSLMIALVFLLIITVLAIANMREVSLESRITGNMIEQKQLLNVADASVRDGERRTLLHGPHEPTSDCQGIDSGKLCLLQGEAMYTISSDNTQVYSPDDDTEFPGNATWYAQTAPGGELLGQTENPEYGNMLLGIGVFRYEINGIANNNDLNSAVRSTVALNSKGRIERE; this comes from the coding sequence ATGAGCCGCCAACACTACCAATTCAACCGACACCAGCAACGTGGCGTCAGCCTAATGATCGCATTGGTTTTTCTGTTGATCATCACGGTTCTGGCGATTGCCAACATGCGCGAAGTCAGCCTGGAATCACGCATCACCGGCAACATGATCGAGCAGAAACAACTGCTTAACGTGGCTGATGCCAGTGTCAGGGACGGAGAACGTCGCACCCTCCTACACGGCCCCCATGAACCGACAAGCGACTGCCAGGGGATTGACTCCGGAAAGCTCTGCCTGCTTCAAGGGGAAGCCATGTACACAATAAGTTCGGATAACACTCAAGTCTATTCGCCCGACGATGACACCGAATTTCCCGGCAACGCTACCTGGTATGCGCAAACAGCTCCTGGCGGCGAATTGCTAGGCCAAACGGAGAACCCGGAATACGGAAATATGCTGCTTGGTATAGGCGTATTCCGCTACGAGATTAACGGCATCGCCAATAACAACGATTTGAATAGCGCAGTGCGCTCAACCGTTGCTCTTAACTCCAAAGGAAGAATTGAGCGGGAATAA
- a CDS encoding PilW family protein, with the protein MHKQRGLSIIEMMVALLISSFLIIGITQVYLDNRENTLFQQSQGQNIDNARFSILLLEQTLAKAGYRRAPDEIMATAFPSDSIGACGQMGAGQVVKRLSATSFCIRYQPAFPDARDCAGDNIPNIPASPYIATAPVTEIFNLNDGSLTCNGQAIASDIAEVSFMYGVNATEEKRISKYDAEPDTDDNIRAVRFSILTASATEVAKTPGSSAYTFWFGDDPEDKRLYTMLSSSTSMRNLMP; encoded by the coding sequence GTGGCCTTTCGATCATTGAAATGATGGTCGCTCTGCTGATAAGCAGCTTTCTGATTATCGGCATTACGCAGGTCTACCTCGACAACCGTGAGAACACACTGTTTCAGCAAAGCCAGGGACAAAATATCGATAATGCCCGCTTCTCCATTCTGCTGTTGGAGCAGACGCTGGCGAAGGCGGGATATCGGCGCGCGCCTGATGAAATCATGGCGACAGCATTTCCCAGTGACAGTATCGGCGCATGCGGACAGATGGGCGCTGGTCAGGTAGTAAAGCGGTTGAGCGCCACGTCGTTCTGCATCCGCTATCAACCAGCATTCCCAGATGCTCGTGATTGTGCTGGCGACAACATTCCCAACATTCCAGCGTCGCCATACATAGCAACGGCGCCTGTAACGGAGATCTTCAACCTCAATGACGGAAGCCTTACATGCAACGGCCAGGCCATTGCGAGCGACATCGCAGAAGTGAGTTTCATGTATGGCGTGAACGCAACCGAAGAAAAGCGCATCAGCAAGTACGACGCCGAACCGGACACTGATGACAATATTCGCGCCGTACGTTTCTCCATCCTTACAGCAAGCGCAACCGAAGTTGCAAAAACCCCTGGCAGTTCAGCCTATACATTCTGGTTCGGCGACGACCCTGAAGACAAACGCCTCTACACCATGCTTTCCAGCAGCACCAGCATGAGGAACCTGATGCCATGA